GGTTGAGCTGTCATAACTTAAGGCACATGTTTTCCACCCTATTAGGAAGCAAGAATCGTCACGCTAAACAGATACAGGCCCTGCTAGGCTACAAATCCGCCTTGACAAGCCTAAACGTTTACACTAAAGCACTTGAAAATGACTTACGGGATGCTATTGACAGTATATAGCTTGAATAAGGACAAGCATATCGATTACAGATGGTCAACTCGCACACGTAAGTCCTTATATATTACTATTCCCCACCGCTTCATAATCATGGTCTCACTTTCGTTTCGACTTGCTCGACTAAATGCTGAGGGATGCGCTTGCTACTCCACCGTCACACTCTTGGCGAGGTTGCGGGGTTTATCGACGTCGCAGCCGCGCATGACGGCCATGTGGTAGGCCAGTAACTGCATGGGGACTGCCGAGAGGATTGGGGTCAGCGGCTCAGGGGCCTCGGGGATGTAGAATACGTGGTCGACTTTTTTAGAGATCTCCGTGTCTCCCTCGGTGGCTATCGCAATTACCCTGCCGCCCCGCGCCTTCACCTCCTCGATGTTCCCCAGAATCTTGGCGTAGGTGCTGTCCTTTATGGCGATGAAAACAACCGGCATGTCCTTTGTGATTAGGGCGATGGGGCCGTGTTTCATCTCGGCCGCGGGATAACCCTCGGCGTGGATGTATGATATCTCTTTCAGCTTAAGCGCGCCCTCAAGGGCCACCGGGAAATTGTAGCCCCTGCCGAGATACAAAAAGTTCTCGCTGTCCTTGTATAATGCGGCCAGCTCTTCTATCTGCTTCTCTCTCCTGAGTATCTCCCCGACCTGCGCGGGAACCTTTCTCAGATCCGTCATCATACGGTAGACGTCTTGTTCTTCCAGAATACTCCTGCTGCCCAGAAAGACTGTCATCAAATACAGGGCGGCTATCTGTGAGGTAAAGGCCTTTGTGGACGCGACCCCTATTTCAGGCCCCGCGTGGAGGTAGATGCCCCCCTCGGCCTCCCTGGCGATTGTGCTCCCCACAACGTTGCATATTGAGAGTGTGCGGGCGCCGTTCTTCTTCGCTTCCCGCATGGCCGCCAGCGTGTCGGCGGTCTCGCCGGACTGGCTTATGGCTAGAACCAGCGTGCCCTCTTCGATAATCGGCTTTCTATAACGAAACTCTGAGGCATACTCCACCTCTACCGGCACGCGCGCGTATTCCTCCAGCATGTACTCCCCCACCAGGGCTGCGTGCCAGGAGGTGCCACATGCCACTATAACTATACGCTTCATCCCCTTAAGTCTTTTTTGCTCCTCAAGAAATACCCCCAGCCGGACGCTTGAATGGTCGGTGTCCGTCCTGCCCCTCATCACGTTTAACAGGGAGTCGGGTTGTTCATGGATCTCTTTGTGCATGAAATGCCGGTAGCCCTTCTTCTCAATCTTGTCCGCCTCCCATTCAATTTCTTCGGCACGAATGCGCACGTCCACGTAGCACCTGTCCGCTACAGGGCTGATGCTGCGTGTCTCCACCTTCTCCCTGGTCAGCACGGCCAGTTCCCTCTCTTCCAGATACACCACCTTCTTTGTGTGGTTGAGTATGGCCGCTACGTCTGACGTTACAAAATTTTCGCCCTCTCCCAGGCCCACTGCCAGGGGACTCCCAAACCTGGCCGCCACAATCTTATCCGGGTCATCACTGCATATGGCCGCCAGTCCATAGGTCCCCTCAACCTCCAGCAGCGCCTTGCTCAGGGCGTCTGCCAGATCCCCACGGAAGTATTTCTCCACCAGATGCACCAGCACTTCTGTATCCGTCTCGCTTTCAAAATTATGACCCTCATTCTTGAGCATAGACCTCAGATAATCATGGTTCTCTATTATGCCGTTATGGACCAGGGCAATCTTGCGGCCACAATCCATGAGTGGGTGGGCGTTCTTTACGGAAGGCGGGCCGTGTGTGGCCCAGCGGGTGTGCCCTATGCCTATCGTACTTTCACAGCGAGAACCCTCCAGCCCGCGGCTCAGGGTCTCGATCCTGCCTGCTGACTTGACGCACACGACCTCATCAGGGTTTATGTAGGCTACCCCCGCAGAATCATACCCCCTGTACTCAAGCCTCTTGAGCCCCTCTATGAGGATAGGCAGTACCTCTTTGCCGCCCACATATCCTACTATCCCGCACATTGACCGTGCCCCGTTATGTTTCTATACATTCTGAGGAAGTAAAACAACCGAAAAATGACATACACAATTTTGTAGTCTCTCTTAGAGCATTACAAAAACAATGATTGTCACATGTTAGCAGAATCTTCCTCTAAAGGCAAGATTTATGATGCGAACGTCTACTGGATGCTGACTGATTTCTTAAGATATACTGTACTATGCCCCGCATTCAGCTCTTAAAAACCGGAAAGCGATTTAGCTGCTCATAGATAGACGTCCACGACCGGCGGGCAAACACGATGGGGACGTTTCGTGACCTTGCCACCTCCTTCACTTTATTAGTTATGTTGTGATTAACGTAGTCGTAAAGAAGTATTATCAGGTCCATATTCTCAGGTATGCCGTTTCTAAAGCCCCTGTTTTTCTTCCTGCCGGTCATATGCTCTATGCGGGTAGCACCCAGCTTAACAAGCTCTCTGGGGATAGAACCAAGATTGTCACCACCTACTATTAGTACGGACATTATCTAAGACCTCCTGCTATAAAACAAAAAAACCGCCTGTGAAACAACGCGTGAGTCTCATCTCATTGAGTCTCGTCTCATTGAGTCTCGTCTCATAAAGAAGCTTGTATTGCAAATGAGTCTCATGCGCGCTCATCAGTCAAAAAATTTTACCTCCTCGCAACTCTGCCAGCTCTCCCCTCATCCACTCCACCCCACATCTCGTACATCGGAAGGATTATATAGACCATAGCCACTGCCCCGAGCAAAATATATGAAGCGATAAGCCATACGGCAAAACCGGGAGAAACGAACCGTACGAGCCACGGCCCGGTGAGATTTAGTATTATACCCACAAAGGCCGTGACGTGGGTGGCAGCCTTAATCCCTTCCCTGATACCGGTCATATTCAGTATACGCGACAACACAAAGAATATAAGAGGTATCATAAACGCATGCACGTGTAACGATTCGGACATCTCCCGCGCGCTCTTTGGAAATACCATACCCTCCTCCGGAAGGGGCGCGTCCTCAGGCTCGTCTTCACTGACGTTCCCGACGTAGTAGACAGCGACCTTGTGCGGCGAAAAATCCGTCCTCTGGGAGAACATCCAGAACGAGATGCCCATACTCAGGCCCATGAGTATGAGGAAAAAACTTATCGCCGTCTTGTTACTTAGGGAAGCAGTGCACAGGCGTTTAGGCATTTTTTCTCCCCTCAGGTCTTCTCTTCTTTGAACAGTTCCTTTACGGACCCGACCATCTCAAAACCGATATCGTCGTAGTCGTCATGCTCATAGGCAATGAGGGCACCCACGTCTTTGAGGCCTTCCAGGAGTTCCGCGCCGCGTTCACGCCCCAGAATAAATACCCCCGTTGAAAGGGCGTCCGCCTCCGTCGCGCTCCCGGCGACCACCGTTACACTGATGACCTCTCCACTGGCAGGCATCCCGGTCCGGGGGTCAATTATGTGCGAATATCTCTGCCCGTTCACTGTAAAAAACCTTTCGTAATCGCCGGAGGTCGCGATCCCCATGTCCACCAGCTCTATGTACCCCAGGAGAACGTCTTTGTCTCTGGGGTGCTGTACGCCTATCTTCCAGGTATCGGCACCGGGCGGATGGCCGAGCGCATATATGTTTCCCCCGAGATTCACCAGGGCGGACGTTATCCCGCGTCCCTTAAGCATGTCAACGGCCCTGTCAACGGCAAAGCCCTTTCCAATGCCGCCCAGGTCTATCCTGGTGTCCGGGTGCTTGAAGAAGATTGACCCGGACTCACCCTGTTCCTGAATTTCTATGTTCTCATAAGACACGGCGGGCAGTATGGACTCTATCTCACCGGCATCCGGTACGCTTACGTTACCGGTATAAAATCCCCACTTATTCACCAGCGGCTCGACGGTTATATCAAATGCCCCCCCGGTAAGAACACTGTAACCCTGCGATTCTTCGATCGCCTCTAAGAGCACAGGGTCGCAT
The window above is part of the Candidatus Bathyanammoxibius amoris genome. Proteins encoded here:
- a CDS encoding DUF2325 domain-containing protein is translated as MSVLIVGGDNLGSIPRELVKLGATRIEHMTGRKKNRGFRNGIPENMDLIILLYDYVNHNITNKVKEVARSRNVPIVFARRSWTSIYEQLNRFPVFKS
- the glmS gene encoding glutamine--fructose-6-phosphate transaminase (isomerizing): MCGIVGYVGGKEVLPILIEGLKRLEYRGYDSAGVAYINPDEVVCVKSAGRIETLSRGLEGSRCESTIGIGHTRWATHGPPSVKNAHPLMDCGRKIALVHNGIIENHDYLRSMLKNEGHNFESETDTEVLVHLVEKYFRGDLADALSKALLEVEGTYGLAAICSDDPDKIVAARFGSPLAVGLGEGENFVTSDVAAILNHTKKVVYLEERELAVLTREKVETRSISPVADRCYVDVRIRAEEIEWEADKIEKKGYRHFMHKEIHEQPDSLLNVMRGRTDTDHSSVRLGVFLEEQKRLKGMKRIVIVACGTSWHAALVGEYMLEEYARVPVEVEYASEFRYRKPIIEEGTLVLAISQSGETADTLAAMREAKKNGARTLSICNVVGSTIAREAEGGIYLHAGPEIGVASTKAFTSQIAALYLMTVFLGSRSILEEQDVYRMMTDLRKVPAQVGEILRREKQIEELAALYKDSENFLYLGRGYNFPVALEGALKLKEISYIHAEGYPAAEMKHGPIALITKDMPVVFIAIKDSTYAKILGNIEEVKARGGRVIAIATEGDTEISKKVDHVFYIPEAPEPLTPILSAVPMQLLAYHMAVMRGCDVDKPRNLAKSVTVE